The Mesorhizobium sp. INR15 region GGCTCGCCTTGCGCAAGCCGAAATGGGTGATCATCGATGAAGCCCTGGACGCGTTCGACGGACCGTCGCTGAGGCGCGTGCTGTCGATGCTGGAGAAGCGTGTGCCCGGAACCGCGATCCTCAACATCGGACGCGGCTTGCACAACAACCAGTTCTTTCCGCGCGCGCTGACGATCGTCAAGGATACCGATGCGCCGGCCTTGAAACCTGCACGTGTCAGGGCAGGGGCGATCGACCCGCCGCCGGTGGTGCGTCGCAAGAGCAAGAAGTAGCAGCGCCGGCGAAGCTATATTTTCGCCGCGATCAGGAGGGAAGGTCGGCGACCTGGAGCCTGTGGTCGCTGCCATGCTTGACGCCCTCAGCTTGCTTGCCTGCCTGACCTGCGCCCAGGCGGCACCTCTTGCCGTGCCGGCCAAGGCCGTCGCCGTGGATGTCGAACTTGTGCTGGCCGTCGATATCTCGCTGTCCATGGACGAGAAGGAGTTCGCCCTGCAGCGCGCCGGGTATGTCGAGGCGCTGCGTCATGCCGATTTCATCAGGGCCGTTCGAGAGGGCACTACCGGCCGTATCGCGATCGCCTATTTCGAATGGGCAGGCACGGTGCGTGACGATGCGGTGGTGGCCTGGCAAATCATCGACAGTGCCGAGAGCGCCAACGCCTTCGCCGACAAGATAGCCGCACGACCTTTCCGCAGTTTTCGCGGCACCTCGATTTCCGGCGCACTTGCTTTCGGCACAAATCTTTTCGACGGAACCGGCTTCGAGGGTGAGCGCAGCGTCATCGATATTTCAGGCGACGGCCCCAACAACATTGGGCCGCCTGTCACCGCCACACGTGATGCGGCGGTGGCGAAAGGCATTGTCGTCAATGGCCTGCCGATCCTGATCAGCCCGTCGCCGACCTTCAAACATCTCGACGAGTATTATGCGCAATGCGTGACCGGAGGTCCCGGTTCGTTCGTATTGCCGATCTATGCGGCGTCGGAGTTCTCGACTGCCATTCGCCGCAAGCTGGTCCTCGAAGTGAGCGGTATCGGCGGTGAGGCCAGGATCATCCCGGCCGATGCGGCAGCACCGATCGATTGCCTTCAGGGCGAGCGCGACCGACGGCTTTTGTCGGATCCGTATTTCCCCGAGCTCGACCGCTGATCCCCTCTGTCGAGTACGTATTCCCATTACCTCTGGCGTAATCGACTGACGCCCCATGCTTTGTCAGATTGCCCTCACGAAGCCGGCGGTTCGGCTTCGAGGCCAAAGGGAGTTTCGCCATGACCGCTTACGCAGTTGCCCATATGCGCCAGGCCACGATGGGGCCGCAGCTCGTCGAATATCTGCACAGGATCGATGCCACGCTGGAGCCGTTTGGCGGCCGCTTCCTGGTTCATGGCGGCGATGTCGAGGCGGTCGAGAACGACTGGCCCGGCCACCTCATCATCATCGAGTTTCCAGACCGTCAGCATGTGCGCGGATGGTATGGCTCTCCGGCCTACCAGGAGATCCTGGCGCTGCGTACCGACAATTCCCTGTCCAATGTGGTGTTCGCCGACGGCGTCGAACATCCGCACAAGGCCACGGATGTTCTGAAGTAGCGGTTCGGCGCTCTCTAGCGCTTCAGCAAAAACACTGCCTGCTGGCCGAAGAAATTCCAGAACCACCATGGCATCGACAGGCCGATCTTCTGGCCGTTGGCGTCGAGCGCGGTCGCCTTTTCCACCGTCGCGCCAAGCTCGTCGCACAGGTTGACGAAATCGCGGATGGTGCAGAAGTGGATGTTGGGCGTGTCGTACCAGGAATAAGGCAGGTCGGCGGTCACAGGCATGCGGCCCTTGATGAACAGCGACAGCCGCACCCGCCAGTGGCCGAAATTGGGGAAGGAGACGATGGCGTGCTCGCCGATCCTGAGCAGTTCGTCGAGAACCAGCTTCGGGTTGCGGGTAGCCTGCAAGGTCTGCGACAGGACGACGAAATCAAAGCCCTTGTCAGGGTAGAATTCGAGATCCTTGTCGGCGTCGCCCTGGATGACGGAGAGGCCGCGCGCGACGCATTCGTTGACGCCACGCTGCGACAGTTCGAGACCACGGCCGTCGATCTGCTTGGTGACCTGCAGCAATTCGAGCAGAGAGCCGTCGCCGGAGCCGACATCGAGCACCCGCGATTGCGGCGGGATCAGATCGGCGACGACCTCAAGGTCGACGCGCTGGGTGTCGTTGACGCTCATAGCGGAAGCCCTCTGGCTCGCGCGGCCGAGCCGATGAAGCCGTTGATGGCGGCAAACAGTTCCGGCTCATCGAGCAGGAAGGCGTCGTGGCCACGATCGGTCTCGATCTCGACGAAAGACACCGAGGCGCCGGCGGCGTTCAGCGCATGCACGATCGATCGGCTTTCCTCGGTGGGAAACAGCCAGTCGCTGGTGAAGGAAACCAGGCAGAAACGGGTTTTTGTCGCGGCGAAGGCATCGGCCAGCCGACCGCCATGGTCGGCGGCGAGGTCGAAATAGTCCATCGAACGGGTCATGTAGAGATAGGAATTGGCGTCGAAGCGATCGACGAAGGTCATGCCCTGGTGGCGCAGATAGCTTTCGATCTGGAAGTCGGCGTCGAAGCCGAAGGTGAGCGCTTCGCGGTCCTGCAGGTTGCGGCCGAATTTGCGGTGCAGGGCGGCTTCCGACAGATAGGTGATGTGGGCGGCCATGCGCGCCACCGCCAGGCCCTTTTCCGGGCGCTTGCCGTGCTCGAAATACTTGCCGCCGTGCCAGTCGGGATCCGCCATGACGGCTTGCCGGCCCACCTCGTGGAAGGCGATGTTCTGCGAGGAATGGCGCGCGCCGGTTGCGATCGGCAGCGCCGAGAAGACGCGCTCGGGATAGCTAGACGCCCATTCCAGCACCTGCATGCCGCCCATCGAGCCGCCGAGAACGCAAAACAGCTTCTCGATGCCGAAATGATCGACCAGCATCAGCTGTGCCCGCACCATGTCGCGGATGGTGATGATCGGCAGGTCGAGGCCGTAAGGCTTGCCGGTGGCCGGATTGGTGGAGGCCGGGCCAGTCGATCCCAAACAGCCACCGATGACGTTGGAGCAGATGACGAAAAAGCGGTTGGTGTCGATGATCTTGCCGGGGCCGATCAGCACTTCCCACCAACCGGGCTTGCCGGTCACCGGATTGGTGTTGGCGACATGCTGGTCGCCGGTCAGCGCGTGGCAGACGAGAATGGCGTTGGAGCGGGCGTCGTTGAGCGTGCCATAGGTCTGGTAGGCGATCTGGAACGGCGACAGGAGCGTGCCGGCATCGAGCTTCAGCGGCTTGTCGGCGCCGAAGCGCAACACCGGGCTCGACGGCTGGTCGGCTTCGTTGTTGGTTTTTCCAGCGCGCAGGGCGGCCATGGCATCCATCTCACTTTGAGTCCACGTAGCGGTCGCGCGGACAACAAAAAACCGGCAGTGCCGTTGCAAAGCCGGTTACAGGATGCAAACGGCCCTTTAGCAAGTTGTTTAACGTGGCTGCAAGCCGACCGGCCAAATCACCACGGAAGTTCGCATCTCTTCTAGGACCGACGCGGCCCGGCGTCAACGGTCAGCCGGCTGGCGGACGCGCCGCCTCTCGACATTGCAAGCCATGGCTTGTATTTCCGCTGCGGCTTCCGGATGGAGGCGGTCCTCGACGGATTTTGCAAAATGACCCAGACACCTGACAAGGCACGTCCAGCACCGCGCGCGGGCATCCTTGACATCGAGGCCTATGTGCCCGGCAAAAGTGCCGCGCCCGCCGGTGTCGACAGAGTCTACAAGCTGTCGGCCAACGAGAACCCGCTTGGCCCTTCGCCGAAGGCAATCGAGGCCGCGCGCGAGGTTGCCGCCAAGCTCGATGTCTACCCGGATGGCACGGCCCGGCGCCTGCGCGAGGCGATCGCCGAAGTGCATGGCCTCAACCCGGCGAACATCATCTGCTCGAACGGGTCCGACGAAATCCTCGGCCTGCTGGCGCAGACCTATCTGGCGCCTGGCGATGAGGCCATCATCACCGAACACGCCTTCATGGTCTACAAGATCTACATCCAGGCGGCGGGCGGCGTTCCGGTGACGATCAAGGAAACCGATGAGCGCGCCGACATCGATGCCATTCTGGCCGCCGTGACGCCGCGCACGAAAATCGTCTTTCTCGCCAACCCCAACAATCCGACCGGCACTTATGTGCCGTTCCACGAGGTGCGCCGCCTGCATGCCGGCCTGCCGAAGAACGTGCTTCTGGTGCTGGACGCAGCCTATGCCGAATATGTGCGGCGCAACGACTATGAAGCCGGCATCGAACTGGTGGGAAGCGCCGAGAACGCGGTCATGACCCGAACCTTCTCCAAGATCGGCCTCGGCGGCGCGCGGATCGGCTGGATGTACGCGCCGGCGCATATCGTCGATGCCATCAACCGGATACGCGGCCCGTTCAACGTCAACGCCACCGCGATCGAGGCCGGCATCGCGGCGATCCGCGACCGCGTCCATGTCGAGCGCAGCGTGAGGCACAACGAAACATGGCTGACCTGGCTGAGCGAACAGATGATTGGACTGGGGCTGAGGGTGACGCCAAGCGTCGGCAATTTCATTCTCGTTCACTTTCCCGACGACAAGAAACATTCGGCGGCGGCGGCGGACGACTATCTGACGGCGCGCGGCTACATCCTGCGGCGCGTTTCCGGCTACGGTTTTCCCAATGCGCTGCGCATGAGCATCGGCACCGAAGAAGCCAATCGCGGCGTCATCGCCGCGCTCACGACATTCCTGAAAAGCTAGAACACCATGGCATCACCGATGTTTGAAAAGATCGCGCTGGTCGGCATCGGCCTGATCGGCTCGTCGCTGGCACGCGTCATCCGGCGCGAGGGCCTTGCCGGCCATGTCGCCATCTCGACACGCAGCGCCACCACGTTGGCGCGGGCGCAAGAGCTTGGGTTGGGCGATTCCTATACAACAGACGCGGAGGAAGCGGTCCGCGATGCCGACCTGATCATCGTCTCGGTGCCGGTCGGTTCCTCCGGCGCCGTGGCGGAAGAAATCACGCCGGCCCTGAAGAAAGGCGCAATCCTCACCGATGTCGGCTCGACCAAGGCATCGGTTATCGCGCAGATGCAGCCGCACGTGCCTGAGGGCGTGCATTTCATTCCCGGGCATCCGCTGGCGGGCACCGAGAAATCAGGCCCGGATGCGGGTTTTGCCGACCTGTTCGACAACCGCTGGTGCATCTTCACGCCGCTGCCGGACACCGATCCCGACGCGCTGGAGAGGCTTTCGGAATTCTGGCGCCGCTGCGGCGCCAACATCGACACGATGGACCCGCAGCACCACGACATGACGCTGGCCATCGTCTCGCACCTGCCGCACATCATCGCCTACAACATCGTCGGCACCGCCGATGACCTGGAATCGGTGACCAAGACGGAAGTCATCAAGTATTCCGCCTCCGGCTTCCGCGATTTCACCCGTCTGGCCGCTTCCGATCCGACCATGTGGCGCGATGTCTGCCTGCACAACAAGGATGCCATCCTCGAGATGCTGGCGCGGTTCTCGGAGGATCTTGCCTTCCTGCAGCGGGCGATCCGCTGGGGCGATGGCGAAAAGCTGTTTGACCTGTTTACCCGCACCCGCGCCGTGCGCCGCTCGATCATCGAGGCCGGCCAGGACATCGATGTTCCTGACTTCGGTCGCCAGGCAGTCGAACATCCGAAAGGGAGCTGATATTCAGGTGAGGCCAGCCTGCAAATGGCTGATACCTACGCTTCCGGTGCTCACGTACGAAGAGTACGCTCCGCTCCGGTTCTCGGTATCAACCATTTTCGACTCGGCCTGACCTGAATCTCAGCCCCCTTTATCATTGTTGCGTTGCAGGCCAGGTCGCCGCGACCATGGCCATTGTCTCGGCGCGGTCCGGCGCGCCCAGCCTGCCGCCGAAGCGCTGGCATTTGAGCGCGGCGGCGGCGCTGGCAAAGCGCAAGGCCTGTTCGGCCGGCATGGCTTCGGCCATCGCCAAGGCAAAGGCGCCGTGAAAGACGTCGCCGGCTGCCAGCGTGTCCACCGCCTTGACCCTTGGCGCCGCGACGTGGCGCACACAACCGGCCTGTCTGTCATGCCACCAGGTTCCCGCACTGCCACCGGTCACCGCGACAAAGGCGTCGGTGCGCGAGGCGAGGTCGGCGCAAGCGGTCTCAGGGTCCAACGCTTGGCCGCAGACAATGCGCGCCGCCGGCTCCGAGGCGACGATGTGCGAGGCGAGCGGCAGCAACCGCTCGAGCACTGACAGAGGCGCGGTGTCGGCATCGAGGATGGCCGGGCGCCCGCTGGCGCGCGCGGCGGTGAGGGCAAGCGCGGCGGCACCCGGCCAGCGCACGTCGGCCAGCACGGCGTCGAATGCCGCGAGATCGGGCAAGGGCAGGGCTTCGGGATCGGCCTGCGCCTTGCCATCGTAAAACGGCACGATGATGCGCTCGCCATGCGCGTCGACCAGGATCGCGGCGAGGGCCGAGCGCGCGCCGGCAACACGGCGGACGAGACTGCAGTCGACGCCTTCCGCCTCGATGCCCGCAACAAGCTGGTCGCCAACGGCGTCATCACCCGCGCTCGCCCAGAGCGACACTTCGGCGCCGAGACGGCGCGCGGCACAGGCGGCACTGGTGGCCATGCCGGAGGCGATCTGGACGCCGTCGGAGGCAATGAACTTTCCCTGATGGACGGGGAGCGTCTCCACGCGCAGGATCGTATCCAGCGTCAAGACGCCAACGCTCAGCAACTTCACCGCTCTTGCCATGGGAGCGCTACTCGACCGGCTTGATCTTGCCCAGCGGGATGAAGCCGAGCGAAGCCTTGCCCTTGACCACCTTCAGCGGCATCGATGGTTCATTGCCGAGCAGCGAGAGCGCGGCGAAACCCTGTTCCAGCTGGCTTTTCTGCTCGGGTATGGCGGTGCCGAGGATCGCTGCCACGGCTTTCGGATCCGTCAGCTTGATCATCAGGTCGGCGTCGATCAGCCCTTCGGCATCGACCGACAGCGGCCCGGAAACGGCGATACGGGCGGTCCCCGACGACAGGTTGAGGTTGCGGATCTGAACTGTCTGGCCACGCAGGCTTTTGACCTGCGTGCCAATCAACGCGACGCCGTTCTTCAGGGTCGCGTCGCCGCTGGCATCGAGCGGCGGCAAGACACGTCCACCGATGGCGTCGGGGGCGATTTCGAGATCGCTAAAGCTGCCGAGATAGTCGATATCCCCGCCGTTCGGCTGCAACTGTCCCGATGCCTTGCCGGCGCTGAACAATTGCACCGGGTCGGTGTCGTCAGCCGGATCGGTCTGGCCGGACAGTCCCTCGGCCTGCAGCGAAACATGCCGGGGCAGGGGCCAGGACAGCTTCATGCCGGCCTGTAGCGTATCCCAGTCGATCCACAGAG contains the following coding sequences:
- a CDS encoding DUF1194 domain-containing protein translates to MLDALSLLACLTCAQAAPLAVPAKAVAVDVELVLAVDISLSMDEKEFALQRAGYVEALRHADFIRAVREGTTGRIAIAYFEWAGTVRDDAVVAWQIIDSAESANAFADKIAARPFRSFRGTSISGALAFGTNLFDGTGFEGERSVIDISGDGPNNIGPPVTATRDAAVAKGIVVNGLPILISPSPTFKHLDEYYAQCVTGGPGSFVLPIYAASEFSTAIRRKLVLEVSGIGGEARIIPADAAAPIDCLQGERDRRLLSDPYFPELDR
- a CDS encoding DUF1330 domain-containing protein, encoding MTAYAVAHMRQATMGPQLVEYLHRIDATLEPFGGRFLVHGGDVEAVENDWPGHLIIIEFPDRQHVRGWYGSPAYQEILALRTDNSLSNVVFADGVEHPHKATDVLK
- the metW gene encoding methionine biosynthesis protein MetW — translated: MSVNDTQRVDLEVVADLIPPQSRVLDVGSGDGSLLELLQVTKQIDGRGLELSQRGVNECVARGLSVIQGDADKDLEFYPDKGFDFVVLSQTLQATRNPKLVLDELLRIGEHAIVSFPNFGHWRVRLSLFIKGRMPVTADLPYSWYDTPNIHFCTIRDFVNLCDELGATVEKATALDANGQKIGLSMPWWFWNFFGQQAVFLLKR
- a CDS encoding homoserine O-acetyltransferase produces the protein MAALRAGKTNNEADQPSSPVLRFGADKPLKLDAGTLLSPFQIAYQTYGTLNDARSNAILVCHALTGDQHVANTNPVTGKPGWWEVLIGPGKIIDTNRFFVICSNVIGGCLGSTGPASTNPATGKPYGLDLPIITIRDMVRAQLMLVDHFGIEKLFCVLGGSMGGMQVLEWASSYPERVFSALPIATGARHSSQNIAFHEVGRQAVMADPDWHGGKYFEHGKRPEKGLAVARMAAHITYLSEAALHRKFGRNLQDREALTFGFDADFQIESYLRHQGMTFVDRFDANSYLYMTRSMDYFDLAADHGGRLADAFAATKTRFCLVSFTSDWLFPTEESRSIVHALNAAGASVSFVEIETDRGHDAFLLDEPELFAAINGFIGSAARARGLPL
- the hisC gene encoding histidinol-phosphate transaminase, with amino-acid sequence MTQTPDKARPAPRAGILDIEAYVPGKSAAPAGVDRVYKLSANENPLGPSPKAIEAAREVAAKLDVYPDGTARRLREAIAEVHGLNPANIICSNGSDEILGLLAQTYLAPGDEAIITEHAFMVYKIYIQAAGGVPVTIKETDERADIDAILAAVTPRTKIVFLANPNNPTGTYVPFHEVRRLHAGLPKNVLLVLDAAYAEYVRRNDYEAGIELVGSAENAVMTRTFSKIGLGGARIGWMYAPAHIVDAINRIRGPFNVNATAIEAGIAAIRDRVHVERSVRHNETWLTWLSEQMIGLGLRVTPSVGNFILVHFPDDKKHSAAAADDYLTARGYILRRVSGYGFPNALRMSIGTEEANRGVIAALTTFLKS
- a CDS encoding prephenate/arogenate dehydrogenase family protein, whose product is MASPMFEKIALVGIGLIGSSLARVIRREGLAGHVAISTRSATTLARAQELGLGDSYTTDAEEAVRDADLIIVSVPVGSSGAVAEEITPALKKGAILTDVGSTKASVIAQMQPHVPEGVHFIPGHPLAGTEKSGPDAGFADLFDNRWCIFTPLPDTDPDALERLSEFWRRCGANIDTMDPQHHDMTLAIVSHLPHIIAYNIVGTADDLESVTKTEVIKYSASGFRDFTRLAASDPTMWRDVCLHNKDAILEMLARFSEDLAFLQRAIRWGDGEKLFDLFTRTRAVRRSIIEAGQDIDVPDFGRQAVEHPKGS
- a CDS encoding sugar kinase, translated to MARAVKLLSVGVLTLDTILRVETLPVHQGKFIASDGVQIASGMATSAACAARRLGAEVSLWASAGDDAVGDQLVAGIEAEGVDCSLVRRVAGARSALAAILVDAHGERIIVPFYDGKAQADPEALPLPDLAAFDAVLADVRWPGAAALALTAARASGRPAILDADTAPLSVLERLLPLASHIVASEPAARIVCGQALDPETACADLASRTDAFVAVTGGSAGTWWHDRQAGCVRHVAAPRVKAVDTLAAGDVFHGAFALAMAEAMPAEQALRFASAAAALKCQRFGGRLGAPDRAETMAMVAATWPATQQ
- a CDS encoding DUF2125 domain-containing protein, whose amino-acid sequence is MTSSDERPQRNRRRLFWLVAFILVLFAIYSGGWFYLADRVRSEADKAVAKLNKNGIEAGCANLQVSGYPVSFTVSCDNLAYEDDSKNIAASTGSFNAVAQITQPLSPVADLRGPLRTSVPGMTPLWIDWDTLQAGMKLSWPLPRHVSLQAEGLSGQTDPADDTDPVQLFSAGKASGQLQPNGGDIDYLGSFSDLEIAPDAIGGRVLPPLDASGDATLKNGVALIGTQVKSLRGQTVQIRNLNLSSGTARIAVSGPLSVDAEGLIDADLMIKLTDPKAVAAILGTAIPEQKSQLEQGFAALSLLGNEPSMPLKVVKGKASLGFIPLGKIKPVE